A DNA window from Niabella yanshanensis contains the following coding sequences:
- a CDS encoding glycosyl hydrolase 115 family protein: MKLPIKKLVVFFTSLIVGCLQAHADFVFQQNRNLSVSLDKQEATVVHTALGILKKDYTKVFGGKIVEVASPPIFIGTLGRNSVAEKHVSAKLLSDLRLHNEGFIIEVKNDRLYIVGSDKRGTAYGILELSRIIGVSPWEWWADSPVAQKNILSLKNGYNRLEYPSVKYRGIFFNDEDWGLLPWSSTNFEPGLPRVGKTKGAIGPKTYAKVFELLLRLRANTIWPAMHEVTVPFYFIKGNKEVADQYGIIIGTSHCEPLMRNSVNEWDIAGKGDYNYVTNKDAMLAYWTERLKELKGADNIYTIGLRGKHDGMMQGVKTLIEHKRVLSQVIKDERDLLKTYVNPDLKKVPQVFIPYKEVLDVYNDGMEVPEDVTLIWCDDNYGYLKHFPTEKERARKGGNGVYYHISYWGRPHDYLWLATNHPAQLYTQMQQAYDKGAKDIWILNVGDLKPGEYLTELFLDMAWNINAIKNDINGLDQHLKNWLSREFGSVHAKALLDVMNEYYRLAYIRKPEFVGGTRTEEKDPKYKIVADLPWSETEILERLNAYKALSAKVVALSGKISITQKDAWFQLVEYPVLAVAEMNKKILYGQLARHGKLDWTESDKAYARIEQLTQQYNAVSNGKWKGMMDFKPRNLAVFERLPHTKAEAGLASHNPPKFLWNGIAYTSYSGNKPVAHGLGYQRGAVTVPVGTTLSYGFDAGDTDSLSIQMALAPNHPVEGKAIRYAIRVNDGPEQIVNYATEGRSEEWKENVLRNQAIRNTSHLLNKKGKQTIYIRALDEGVIVDQVKVW, encoded by the coding sequence ATGAAATTGCCGATAAAAAAACTGGTGGTGTTTTTTACATCCCTCATAGTGGGTTGCCTTCAGGCACATGCAGATTTTGTTTTTCAGCAGAATAGAAATCTATCTGTGTCACTCGATAAGCAGGAAGCCACGGTAGTTCATACAGCTTTGGGTATACTGAAGAAAGATTATACCAAAGTTTTCGGCGGCAAAATCGTAGAAGTTGCCAGCCCGCCTATTTTTATAGGCACTTTGGGCCGAAACAGTGTAGCTGAAAAGCATGTCTCCGCTAAACTGCTGAGTGATCTGCGTTTGCATAACGAAGGCTTTATTATAGAGGTGAAAAATGACAGGTTATATATAGTTGGTTCTGATAAAAGGGGGACGGCTTACGGCATATTAGAACTATCGAGGATAATCGGCGTTTCGCCCTGGGAATGGTGGGCCGATTCACCGGTAGCTCAAAAGAATATATTGAGTTTGAAAAACGGGTATAATCGCCTGGAATATCCATCGGTAAAATACCGGGGCATCTTCTTTAACGATGAAGACTGGGGCTTGTTACCCTGGAGCAGTACCAACTTTGAACCAGGTCTTCCCAGGGTAGGAAAAACTAAAGGTGCTATTGGTCCCAAAACATACGCGAAGGTTTTTGAATTATTATTGCGATTAAGGGCCAATACGATCTGGCCGGCCATGCATGAGGTAACTGTTCCTTTTTATTTTATCAAAGGGAACAAAGAGGTGGCCGATCAATATGGAATTATTATCGGTACTTCCCATTGCGAACCCCTGATGAGAAATAGTGTGAACGAATGGGACATAGCAGGTAAAGGTGATTATAACTATGTGACAAACAAGGATGCGATGTTGGCCTATTGGACAGAAAGACTAAAAGAGCTGAAGGGGGCAGACAATATCTATACCATCGGTTTAAGGGGTAAGCACGACGGCATGATGCAGGGAGTAAAGACTTTGATAGAGCATAAAAGGGTACTGTCACAGGTGATTAAAGATGAAAGAGATCTTTTGAAAACTTATGTAAATCCGGATCTGAAAAAAGTACCGCAGGTGTTTATACCTTATAAAGAAGTGTTAGATGTATATAATGATGGGATGGAAGTGCCTGAAGATGTAACACTGATCTGGTGTGATGATAATTATGGATACCTGAAACATTTTCCGACGGAAAAAGAAAGAGCCCGTAAAGGTGGTAATGGCGTGTATTATCATATATCTTATTGGGGACGCCCGCATGATTATCTCTGGCTGGCTACTAACCATCCGGCCCAGTTATATACTCAAATGCAACAGGCGTATGACAAAGGTGCTAAAGATATATGGATCTTAAATGTGGGCGATTTAAAGCCCGGCGAATATTTAACAGAATTGTTTTTAGATATGGCCTGGAATATCAACGCAATAAAGAATGATATCAACGGGCTGGATCAGCACCTGAAAAACTGGTTAAGCCGGGAGTTTGGATCTGTTCATGCCAAAGCCCTGCTGGATGTAATGAATGAATATTATCGCCTGGCTTATATTCGCAAGCCGGAGTTTGTGGGTGGAACCCGCACAGAAGAGAAGGATCCGAAATATAAAATAGTAGCAGATCTGCCCTGGAGCGAGACAGAGATCCTCGAGCGATTAAATGCCTATAAAGCGCTTTCTGCAAAGGTTGTAGCGCTTTCAGGGAAGATATCCATAACTCAAAAAGATGCCTGGTTTCAGTTGGTAGAGTATCCCGTGCTGGCCGTTGCTGAAATGAACAAAAAAATATTGTATGGACAATTAGCCAGGCATGGTAAATTAGATTGGACAGAGAGCGATAAGGCTTATGCTCGGATAGAACAGCTTACTCAACAATATAACGCAGTGAGTAATGGAAAGTGGAAGGGGATGATGGATTTTAAACCCCGTAACCTCGCTGTTTTTGAGAGGCTGCCTCATACCAAAGCTGAAGCTGGTCTGGCATCTCATAATCCCCCTAAATTTTTGTGGAACGGAATAGCTTATACTTCTTATTCGGGCAATAAACCGGTTGCTCATGGTTTAGGCTACCAGCGGGGCGCGGTTACAGTGCCTGTGGGCACAACGCTAAGCTATGGTTTTGATGCTGGTGATACAGATTCGTTAAGCATTCAAATGGCATTAGCACCTAATCATCCAGTTGAAGGAAAGGCTATTCGTTATGCGATACGCGTTAATGACGGACCGGAGCAAATAGTCAACTACGCCACTGAAGGCCGAAGCGAAGAATGGAAAGAGAATGTATTGCGTAACCAGGCAATCCGCAACACCAGTCATCTATTGAACAAAAAAGGGAAACAAACGATATACATCAGGGCTTTGGATGAAGGAGTTATAGTGGATCAGGTAAAGGTTTGGTGA
- a CDS encoding Gfo/Idh/MocA family protein, which translates to MTQQIKWGIIGCGDVTEVKSGPAFNKVPDSKLVAVMRRNADKAADYARRHGVPKWYADADELINDPDVNAIYIATPPSTHAGYTLAALQAGKPVYVEKPMALNAAEARQMFDYATEKNVKLCVAHYRRLQPMFLKIKSLIDTKVIGDIRFVQLQLLQSSSAKLIARSEENWRTDPALSGGGLFHDLAPHQIDLMLYLFGAIEQYRGEAFNQANVSAADDLVNGSLLFANGVVFNGLWCFTVNESDTADICTIYGSEGNISFGFFGQNVSVTINGQTELLEFPPLQHVEQPMIEKVVTYFLGHSENPCDGAVGTEVMEIIDAFAGTTTSG; encoded by the coding sequence ATGACACAACAAATAAAATGGGGAATCATAGGTTGCGGTGATGTTACCGAAGTAAAGAGCGGACCGGCATTCAATAAAGTACCTGATTCTAAGCTGGTAGCTGTGATGCGCCGCAATGCAGACAAAGCTGCAGATTATGCACGCAGGCATGGTGTGCCTAAATGGTATGCCGATGCTGATGAACTCATTAATGATCCTGATGTAAATGCGATATATATTGCTACGCCACCGAGTACCCATGCAGGCTATACATTAGCAGCTTTGCAGGCCGGAAAACCCGTATATGTAGAAAAGCCAATGGCGCTGAATGCGGCTGAAGCGAGGCAAATGTTTGACTATGCAACGGAGAAGAATGTAAAACTTTGCGTGGCACATTATCGTCGCCTGCAACCGATGTTCTTAAAAATAAAATCGTTGATTGATACTAAGGTGATCGGCGACATACGTTTTGTACAATTGCAACTTTTGCAAAGTTCCTCGGCCAAACTTATAGCCCGTTCAGAAGAGAACTGGCGAACCGATCCCGCTTTATCGGGAGGCGGTCTTTTTCATGATCTCGCTCCTCACCAGATTGATTTGATGCTATACCTGTTTGGAGCAATAGAACAATATAGAGGGGAGGCGTTTAATCAAGCCAATGTTTCAGCGGCTGATGACCTGGTTAATGGCTCCCTGCTTTTTGCCAACGGCGTAGTGTTTAATGGCCTGTGGTGCTTTACCGTGAATGAATCGGATACTGCGGATATATGCACTATCTATGGCTCCGAAGGAAATATAAGTTTCGGCTTTTTCGGCCAAAATGTTTCGGTAACCATCAACGGTCAAACCGAACTATTAGAGTTCCCGCCCCTGCAGCATGTAGAGCAGCCTATGATCGAAAAGGTGGTGACCTACTTTCTTGGCCATAGCGAAAATCCCTGCGACGGAGCTGTGGGCACCGAAGTTATGGAGATCATAGACGCTTTTGCCGGAACAACGACCTCTGGATAA
- a CDS encoding glycoside hydrolase family 2 TIM barrel-domain containing protein: protein MYRKSLWALCIALVCSLPLIARENTSEPRLKQLFNFGWKFHLGDITEAQVAAFNDAQWQELDLPHDFQINQPWLESGGGARGFKAMGIGWYRKTFKADPAWKGKKVLIDFEGIMVTGDVWLNGEKIGGTDYGYLGFESDISKLLKYDADNVIAVRASTGDKGGSRWYTGGGLFRDVHLIVKNEVSVARHGVFVTTPQITEQSARVKVQVELEGIRNKEYQLEIQTAILSPDGKQVATTKTSAPQRNKLKTVEVPLPVMSIATPQLWSCETPHLYTAVVTLVMNGKPVDRIAEKFGIRTVEFDKAYGFKLNGKKVFLKGIANHHDLGAVGAAAHETAIARQMDLLKKFGYNHIRTSHNPYSEAFLRLADEKGILIVDELYDKWSNKDYWPGRKPWTELWPGNLTEWIKRDRNHPSVILWSFGNELQMREDLAGYPTGDWGVTTYRMMNVLARRYDSTRKTTVAMFPARAGGVGKNDKDFNTNIVPPELATVTDVASFNYRWYNYADYLKHAPDMNIYQSEATTNELLAPYFGMNRDKMVGLAYWGAIEYWGESNGWPKKGWAYSFFNHALEPLPQAYLVKSAFSEDPQVYIGVMDSEKENIEWNDITVGHLPLSAHWNRAAGSKQNLFTFTNAEEVELLLNGKSLGVQKNDTSDVAKRNMIYWQQVPYQAGKIIAIARTNGKEIARHELVTTGAAVALKIETENASWKADGMDLQYVKVYAIDSKGRQVPTLSGPEVSFQLSGAANLVAVDNGDHHSDELFNTNKRKLHNGFAQGILRSQQTAGEVTIKVATPGLNPAALKIITR from the coding sequence ATGTACAGGAAATCTTTGTGGGCACTCTGCATAGCTTTAGTCTGCAGCCTGCCTCTTATTGCCCGGGAAAATACTTCAGAACCCCGTTTGAAGCAGTTATTTAATTTTGGATGGAAATTTCATCTGGGTGATATAACCGAAGCGCAGGTTGCGGCTTTTAATGATGCACAATGGCAGGAGCTTGATTTGCCGCACGATTTTCAAATTAATCAACCCTGGCTGGAATCAGGCGGTGGGGCCCGCGGATTTAAAGCGATGGGCATTGGCTGGTATCGTAAAACCTTCAAAGCAGATCCGGCCTGGAAAGGGAAAAAAGTGTTAATCGATTTTGAGGGCATTATGGTTACGGGCGATGTATGGTTGAATGGCGAGAAGATCGGTGGAACAGATTATGGCTACCTGGGCTTTGAGTCAGATATCAGTAAGTTGTTAAAATACGATGCGGATAATGTCATAGCGGTTCGCGCCTCTACGGGTGATAAAGGCGGCTCCCGCTGGTATACAGGTGGGGGATTGTTCAGAGATGTTCATCTTATTGTCAAAAATGAGGTTTCGGTTGCCCGGCATGGCGTATTCGTCACTACTCCTCAAATTACAGAGCAGTCTGCCCGGGTAAAAGTGCAGGTAGAGCTGGAAGGTATTCGCAATAAAGAATATCAACTGGAGATTCAAACAGCTATTCTTTCTCCCGACGGAAAACAGGTTGCTACAACCAAAACATCAGCTCCGCAACGCAACAAATTGAAAACAGTTGAAGTACCCCTTCCGGTTATGAGCATCGCTACTCCTCAGTTATGGTCCTGCGAAACCCCTCATTTGTACACGGCCGTTGTTACGCTGGTTATGAATGGTAAGCCGGTAGATCGTATTGCTGAAAAATTTGGTATTCGTACGGTTGAGTTTGATAAGGCCTATGGCTTTAAGCTAAATGGTAAAAAAGTATTCCTGAAAGGTATTGCAAATCACCACGACCTGGGTGCGGTGGGTGCTGCTGCTCATGAAACCGCTATTGCCCGCCAGATGGATCTTTTAAAGAAGTTTGGATACAACCATATCCGAACTTCCCATAATCCATATTCAGAGGCGTTTTTAAGACTGGCTGATGAGAAGGGGATTTTAATAGTGGATGAACTCTACGATAAATGGAGCAATAAAGATTACTGGCCGGGACGCAAACCCTGGACAGAGCTCTGGCCGGGCAACCTGACAGAATGGATCAAACGTGATCGCAATCATCCTTCAGTGATTCTCTGGTCTTTCGGTAACGAACTGCAAATGCGCGAAGACCTTGCCGGGTACCCTACAGGCGACTGGGGCGTAACTACCTACCGCATGATGAATGTCTTGGCTAGACGTTACGACTCCACTAGGAAAACAACGGTAGCTATGTTCCCGGCCAGGGCTGGCGGCGTTGGCAAAAATGATAAGGATTTTAATACGAATATCGTTCCGCCGGAACTGGCAACTGTAACCGATGTGGCCAGCTTCAATTACCGTTGGTATAACTATGCCGACTACCTGAAGCATGCGCCTGACATGAATATTTACCAAAGTGAAGCCACTACTAATGAGCTGCTGGCACCCTATTTTGGTATGAACAGGGATAAAATGGTAGGATTAGCATATTGGGGCGCTATTGAATATTGGGGAGAATCTAACGGGTGGCCGAAGAAGGGCTGGGCATATTCATTTTTTAATCATGCCCTGGAACCCTTACCACAAGCCTATCTGGTTAAATCTGCATTCAGCGAAGATCCACAGGTGTATATCGGCGTAATGGACAGTGAAAAAGAAAATATCGAATGGAATGATATTACAGTGGGGCATCTGCCGCTATCTGCTCATTGGAATCGTGCTGCCGGCAGCAAGCAAAACCTGTTTACGTTTACCAATGCCGAGGAAGTGGAGTTATTGCTAAACGGGAAGTCGTTGGGCGTTCAGAAAAATGATACCAGTGATGTTGCTAAACGGAATATGATCTATTGGCAGCAAGTGCCATACCAGGCTGGTAAAATAATTGCTATTGCACGCACCAATGGAAAAGAGATCGCCCGCCATGAGCTTGTCACGACAGGCGCTGCAGTAGCTTTAAAAATCGAAACAGAGAACGCAAGCTGGAAGGCAGACGGAATGGATTTGCAGTATGTAAAAGTATATGCCATTGACAGTAAAGGGCGGCAGGTACCAACCCTAAGCGGCCCTGAAGTGAGCTTTCAGTTGAGCGGTGCTGCCAATCTGGTTGCGGTGGACAACGGGGATCATCATAGCGATGAACTATTTAATACTAATAAAAGAAAATTACATAATGGTTTTGCCCAGGGTATTCTCCGGTCGCAACAAACTGCTGGTGAGGTAACGATCAAAGTTGCGACTCCCGGGTTAAATCCTGCTGCATTAAAGATCATAACCAGGTAG
- a CDS encoding glycoside hydrolase family 27 protein produces MKYFFSFLLAMGMVAGYAQPQPPIMGWSSWNHFHINIDEKMIRQQADAMKSSGLYKAGYRFINIDDGYFGGRDASGKLLEDKKKFPSGMGALAAYIHSKGLKAGIYTDAGKNTCGSIYDKDPNGFGVGIYGYVKEDCDLFFKEWKYDFLKVDWCGGERMKLVEETEYTKIINAVKAINKEIVFNVCRWKFPGEWAMQKANSWRISGDIRPHFSSILKIIDMNADLWKYASAGHYNDMDMLQVGRGMSYEEDKAHFSMWCMMNSPLLAGNDLRDMSQQTIDILTNKDLIAINQDIQQVQARRILKRGDTEVWQKQLEGEARLAIAILNRSGEKQLFKVDAKSLGLSETSVVRDLWQQEDLGKFGKKERTFSLPAHGIVVLRSGK; encoded by the coding sequence ATGAAATACTTTTTTTCTTTTCTGCTGGCTATGGGAATGGTAGCTGGCTATGCGCAACCACAGCCCCCTATCATGGGCTGGAGCAGCTGGAATCATTTTCATATCAACATTGATGAAAAAATGATCCGGCAACAGGCTGATGCGATGAAATCCTCTGGTTTGTACAAAGCCGGCTATCGCTTTATTAACATAGACGACGGTTATTTTGGTGGCCGCGATGCTTCAGGTAAATTGTTGGAAGATAAGAAGAAATTTCCTTCAGGTATGGGCGCTTTGGCGGCCTATATCCACAGCAAAGGTTTGAAGGCGGGTATTTATACAGATGCGGGAAAGAATACCTGTGGTTCTATTTATGATAAAGACCCCAATGGCTTTGGGGTGGGTATCTACGGCTATGTGAAAGAAGATTGTGACCTGTTCTTTAAAGAATGGAAATATGATTTTTTAAAAGTTGACTGGTGCGGAGGCGAACGGATGAAACTGGTTGAGGAGACGGAGTATACAAAGATCATCAATGCCGTAAAAGCTATCAATAAGGAGATAGTTTTTAACGTATGCCGTTGGAAATTTCCCGGAGAATGGGCCATGCAAAAAGCAAACTCATGGAGGATCTCGGGCGATATCAGACCCCACTTCTCTTCCATCTTAAAGATCATTGATATGAATGCGGATCTTTGGAAATACGCGTCAGCAGGTCATTACAACGATATGGATATGTTGCAGGTAGGGCGCGGGATGAGCTACGAAGAAGATAAGGCGCATTTTTCAATGTGGTGCATGATGAATTCTCCATTGTTAGCAGGAAACGATCTGCGCGATATGAGTCAGCAAACAATAGATATTTTAACCAATAAAGATCTCATTGCCATTAACCAGGATATCCAACAGGTGCAGGCCCGGCGTATTTTAAAACGAGGCGATACTGAAGTGTGGCAGAAACAACTGGAAGGTGAAGCCCGGCTGGCTATCGCCATTTTAAATCGTAGTGGTGAGAAACAATTATTTAAGGTGGATGCAAAGTCTTTAGGTCTGTCAGAAACCAGTGTGGTCAGAGATTTGTGGCAACAAGAAGATCTGGGTAAGTTTGGAAAAAAAGAAAGAACCTTTAGCCTGCCTGCTCATGGCATTGTAGTATTAAGGTCGGGTAAATGA